In Capsicum annuum cultivar UCD-10X-F1 chromosome 8, UCD10Xv1.1, whole genome shotgun sequence, the genomic window TGTCCAGGCAAAGGATTAAATAAGGTTCAGAATGAGTGTCACCCAACTCTCAGCAATATGAACTCGTGTCCAGGAAATCACTGCAGGACATCACGATATGCAGTAAACAAATAGTACACTACTTCAACCACAACCCTTGTAGCTCAGCCAGTATAACTAAGGTTACAAATTCCCAATCCTCCTCCATCTTACTATACTAGAAAAAAAAACTGTGGAAGTCAAGAAGTCTCGTGAGTAGCACAATTAACCACAAACTAGCTGGTCAAGATTTACATTTCCGAAATAGAAGTCTTAAATTTGGTATGGAAGGAACCTGCAAATGctctttctataatttttttttttttaaaacaaacttaCTTCCCAGAGAGAAGGAAGGAGACTGAAATTAAAGATCTTCttttaatggcattatttcattggGATCATCTCAAATCTAGTTTCAGAATTCTTAACATGTAGGAGGaccaaaaaaagtaaaatcataaacaacaaTTTCATATCATGAATTCCataattatgagatattttactTAAGCCCCAAGCTATTGATCCCCCCTCCCATGGGGATATAACTGACGAAATTTGGCAATCAAGTGAAAATAGTTTGAGCAAATGAGTGACTACAGACTCTACTTTGACATATTCTTACCATCGCTGAGATATCTAAATGAAGATATAAGAACAAAATATACCATTAAATTACGCACATCCTCTTCTGCAGCttcaattcttttatttttcatgtaaaaGAGGCTGCAGGAGAAAGGCAGTCTGTCCACTTTAAGTGATGCATAGAGATGGCACGATCAGTTGGAAACTTAAGTATGAGTGGGACCCACATCGTGGTCAAAGGCATATGCCAAAGAGAAAGGGATAGTAGCTAAATATCCAGACATAGAAGTATTACATGTGCAGACTTGAATTGATCCATCTTAGGGGCTAATTTGCTATGTCATTTTGCAAATTTTGTGCAGACTTAAATTGATCCATGTTTGTCTCATATGCAAGCAAACGAGTTCGGTCGAACAGTGTAACGAGTCTAAGGTTACAGAAGCCTTCACCAACTTTGATAGGCATAGCATTGCAAGCAAATAGAGCAGAgagctttcctttcttttgaTTAGAGTCGCGATCTTGTTGTAGTCTTAATTAGCTACGTCATTTTGTATTTAGGTCAAGTTTCATCCTTAATACATCTACTTGTTAAACAATTTACTAGAGTTTTAAATGTTAAAGTTGATTCCTTTCAGCCGGCCAAGTTGTTGCACTTATTCACTAAGACGAAAAATAACCGAGAAACGTAGTAGCAAATCTTTCGATCAAACAAAACACAGTAGAAAACAAGAGGAGATTAGCCAGAGTTGTTCCTAATTTCCCACTTCTAACTTCAACAGCGTGATCAAAAATTAGCCTTTTCACCATAATCCAATCATTCCTATTTGTTTTTAGCCTAAATAAATCTCCAACAAAGTCCTTTCACTAAAAATCTATACCATTAACATTCCCCAGGCTCTCTTAGCAAAACCCAAGTTTGTGGCATAGTAGTCAATGAAGCGAGTTCAGAAGCATAAGTTCTCAGGTTCACAGCACACACAAAAAACACTCAGTGATTTCTCCTAATTTATCCCGTGGAATGAATTAAACAGGTGCGCGTAAGCGGCCCGAACACTACAAAGATGATCTAATAACCAAAACTTTCACATTGAAACTGCCAAAACAAATACTCCGTAATAAGTAAGCAATAAGCAATCCAACtaaattaaattagtttttaattgCGAACCTTGGAATACTGAACGAAACGCTTGAAATCAACAGACCAAACAGTGAAGAGGAAGACGAGAGCATGAAAGGCAACAAGAGCACCAAGAACAATGAAGGCATCAGCAATATCTAAGCTAGGAATTATAGTTAAAATCCAAACAGCGTAGAGAATAACGAAAGGCCAAACATCCAAACGCCATGACCAGTGTCTCTTCTTCAGCAAATCCACACTCTCCACCACTTTCCCATCCACTTGAAATCGCGTCATCTCTTTCAGTAGTTCTTTATGTACTCTCTTCTCCACCAATGCGCCGCCGCTGTCGCCGTCGCCGTCTTGCCGTGTACGGCGACTTGTAAGATCTTAGGGAATTCCGATCTAGTGGAATTAGATTCGGGGAGAAAGAGGGGAATCGGGGTTTCGCTGCGTTATATAAAAAGAGAAATTGGAATATTGAAAAAAGGAAGTTGAGATTTTAATTCAGTTTTTCAAAGCTATATATATTATGCTCAAACAAAATGGATAAATTGCACAAACCTAACCCTGAACCTAAAcgaatttttaattaattattaaatatcgtgggattttggcacacatattaagaaaaagaCATCAAAAgtataaatttccatttttacccTTTCCAACATTTTTTTGCATGCTTTAACTTATGATGGCAAAATAATTTCATTGCATACAAGTTTTATCTTAAGGTGGCAAAATTTTTTGTTCAttccaatttttaaaattttaaaattactagTCCTAaattcctaataaatatttttggaggtagaatatgttgaaaattttcaTCTCCCTCTCAATTTAGTCTATAAAGAGATTTACATTCAATATGCTTTTTAACATGGCTTCAATATCAATAGATCTAAATTTTTCATTTGAGAATGATGTCGATGAATATTCAATTCCCGATTTGAATTTGAATCCAAATGAAAATGTTGATATACAATTTGATGAAAGATTACAAGAACCAACGGAAGATTCAAACCTAAATTGTGGTAAATAATCGCTCGTTATGTGCATTCctttgaaaaaagttttgaatttatatttacttattttttttgtttaataagcAGATTCAATTGAAGATTTGTCGCAATCACAATGGCCGAAAAAAAATTTGAGCAATGAAACACGTGTTGCAATATATGAAATGTTGCAAAAAAAAATGTGTCGATGGTAAACTAAAAAAAGGAGTTACGAAAATAGTGGTGTCACATTTTTCGACTTCCATTCAAACAATTCAACGCATTTGGAGACTATCAAATTATGGTGAATGTGCTTCTAGTGGTGTATGTGGaagaaaagtgaacaattgtGTTCGAAAAAAAATTGAGGTGGATCATAATCGTTTTTGTGCAATTTCTTTACGGAAGCGGACAACTCTACGATCATTATCTTCTTCCATGAATATGAGTACGACCACTTTATTTCGGCGTTTCAAGTCGGGACATATACGAAGACGTTCTAATGCCATAAAGCCTTATTTGAAAGAGGAAAACAAAATAAGTCGGTTGCAATTTTGCATGTCTATGCTTGATCGTGGTAGCATACCACATGATTCAATTTTTATCAACATGTTCAATATAGTTCATATCGATGAGAATATATgaccaaaaaaaatgaaatatattattTACTGCCTGATGAAGAAGATCCAATCCGCACTGTCAAGAGTAAAAATTTCATCGATAAAGTTATGTTTTTAGTTGTTGTAGCTCGTCCTAAATTTGATGCACAAGGAGTAGAAATATTCTCCGGTAAAATTGAATTATTTCCTTTTGTTACACAAGAACGAGCTAAAAGAGCTAGTGCAAATAGACCTGCGGGAACTATGAAAACAAAAGCAATAACTTCGATAATCAAAGAAATTTCACGATCATTCTTGATTAATGAAGTACTTCTTGCTATCAAGGGTAAATGGCCTAGAGAAGATTTAAATTCTACGATATTCATACAACAAGATAACGCAAGAACCCATATTCAACCTAACGACGAGGAATTTTGTCGAGCAGCGACACAAGATGGATTTGATATTCGCTTGATGTGTCAACCCAATTCTCCAGATTTGAATGTCTTAGACCTTGAATTTTCCAGATCTATTCAGTCTCTACAATACAGGGAAAGGCTTAAAAGTATTGATGATCTTGTTGCGGCTGTCATAAAAGCATATGAAGATTTTTCAACAGGGAAGTCCAACTAACATTGCAGTCATGTATGATGGAGATCATGAAAGTAAAAGGATCACATGATTACAAGATTCAACATCTTAGTAAAGATAATTTAGCAAGGAAAGATCAGCTGTCAGTACAACTGAAATATGATCCAGAATTAGTACAAAAAACTCTCGATTatttaggttaaattttatttttaaaatttcaagttcttttgtttgttgttttgctATTTGGATGGTGGTTTAATTATGTAAATTATAAGTATTTGAAAACTCAACAATTGACTTGTCTttgtttataaatattttttttatatatttttctattaattggaTATATATAAACCATAGCCCTATTAATTGATTTAATGAAATcacgttttttttcttttttgataatttggGTGCACTTCAAAAGAGAAAGTATTAGCATTACGCAGTTAGGCCATAACAAAAAAGGTGCATTCTTGCTCATTGAGCATTTGCTTGTATTTGCATTGACTAACTAAAGTCTTCATCAGTTGATTTAATAAACAAGCAGCTGGTagataattaaaacaaaatgagCAAACAAACATTTAGCTGATTAATGTTTGTACATTACTGGTAGTGACAATAAGTAGCTGATTGCTGTTGTTATATTAAAACAAAATGAGAAAACAAACGTTTAGCTGGTCTGTTAGTGAAATTAAGAAACCATTTTGTACGAATACACAATCGAATAAGTCAATAGAAATTTTTAATGCAGAATATTACAGAAACACGAGGATCATAATAATTCTAATAAAAATTGGGAAGATAAATTTTCAACATAATCCTTATTTCATCTTCAATACTGGTGTCTCGAACCATTttaatcgagtcttcaactttttcAATAGACTCTTCAATGATAGTGTCTTGAACATTTTTAAGCGAGTCTTCTACAAATGTATCTTGAATTATTTCAACCGAATCTTCATTCATAATAGTATCATAAACTATTTCAATCAAgtcttcaaaattaaaattcataatctaatttttttttccgTAACTCTAACTTTTTTCTTTGAGCTCAATGAAGTAGAATGGACATACAAAAGTGAAATTATATATAGAAGAGTGTGCAATTAATGGAGGAGTAATGTTGGAGTAGCTGTACTCTGGGAGTTGGCAGCTCTCTTATCAAGAggaaaaaattgacattttggcaCATAGGGAATAGGTGGAAGTTGACAGCTCTCTTAATAAGAGGAAAAAGTTGACATTTTGACACATAGGGAATAGGCAGTTGCAGTTAAGAGTACCATGGAAAAAAGTTTGTTGTCAAAATCATGAGGGTAAAATTGGAAATAAATTTAATggttcacttattttgaaatatcaataaataccccaacaattcacatATTGTGAAACCGAGGGAGTATTAATTATCCTTGAGTAGGAGCCTTTAGCCAGGTGAATTCAGATGGGGTGGGTAAGTGGGTGTCtagttcttatttttttatttcgtattgctcgtatttctcttattttgtacTTCActgatatttatttctattatttcttatgtttgcaTGCCAACCTTTCCTGTTACATGTTCCAATACGATCTTGGTGTATTATTCAAGATTCTgatccgggggtctatcggaaacaacttctctacttcttcggaggtagtggtatggactgcgtacattttaccctccccagacctcactttgtggaaatacactgggcctgctgttgttgttgtgaatAAATAtacttgatattattattatatgttttaccAAATAATTATAAGGATAAATACGATCTCTTTGTTATGTATGAATCAATGAATTTAGTATTATATACGACATTGCAATTGTGAAAGGGTTAAAAATTTGCTTTAGGTCATCAGATTAAACAGCTTAAATGAACTTTTGACTCAATCAACCACCCAATTCAATACATGTACATTACAAAGGGAGCAAAAACTTCATTAATTTTAAGATTGCATTCGTTCataattcttatttatttagATATCCGAATTATTACTTTTCCCAATTGAATATCTAGTCAATATGTGATAAagtattgttgttatttttaattCAGAGATTTGAAAAAAGTTTGTGTGCGTATCTCAAGCGGCCTATGTACACAGGATAAGTTAAATACTTGAAATATACAACTTCACGCAAGTTTTAATAAATGTTGATGTATAGTATTAAAGAAAAAGACATATTTTATGTGATTCATTTACAGACACAATTAGCACTTGACAATATCAGTAGAAAATACTTTAATAAATGAGTCATAAGAGTTCTCTAGCAATTGCAGTAGTTGCCACATCTCATCCCTCCTTTTACTAATCATTTCAATTCTTTGCTAACTATATCACTAATATAGTTAGGGGGCTTATCTTGTCTTCAAAGGGAGCTCATGTAGTGCCCCGAAATTTTTTGGAATTTCTTGGAATATGAAATTGAATGTCATAACTTTTATTTGTATGTTACTATTTtttattggtattgttggaaatctataCAGTTAGGATCGCATACTTGGTCACCATATACTTCAAAACTCCTTAATGCACTTCTAGTTCTAGATGTCCACTTCATATGAACATGAAGAAGATTCAGAAATCAAGTGATCCTTCATTTCACTAGATCTTTCATTTCAACAGTTCTGCTCATGTCATTTCTTACTTATAACTGGTCCCAAATGGAACACAAAGGTTGTATATTGCTAACTTCATTTACTGAAAAGGCCAAAGAGGGAGCTTGAATGTGGAATGCAAATCTGATCCAAGAAACTCATTTGCTCCCAAAATCCATGTTTGTAAAAGATATCTAAGAGAAATCCCCAATTATCATGACTATACACCACCTTTGTGACAAGTTATAATTCATTAAATATCACAAGGAAGACTAAGAATTTGCTCCCATGATAAAAGGCATACATTGTTTTGTATTGACTTAAACAAACATATTTACAGTGAAAATGAAGATCTTGACTTGATTACCCTTGTTGAatcatttgaattttttaatgcTGTTATCCTGATATTCTTGAAGGTAGtgtgaaatttttatttgatcaagGGAAGGTTCAAGTCTGCCCTCGTTCTTTGCAAAAAGGTCTAATTTTCCCCATAGAAGTTTAGTCAGTAGTAGCCTCGTTCATTAAAAATAGGCTAAACATGCCTTTAGCTTGattaaattttagataatattaATTAGCATATGCTATTTCTCTGTAAGAAACATTGACATGAAACAAGTGCTAGTTACCACCCAGTCACAGACAAACTTCACATGGAGACAGAAAACTTTGCAATATTGGATACAGTATAAGTTCATTGAGAGAAAACACCCCGTGAGTTGCAGCTAATTTACAACGAAGTGTGTTCAAGACCCAAAGGCACAACTTTATTACAATGTTGTCAAAGATTCTTACCTATTACAGAAACAAAACTCATGGAAAAAGTTGATATTGTAGATATTCTCAAATATGCACATGACATTGCCGCCAATGCAAGATTCCGAAGGCACCGCCCCCTTTTATTAGCTCACAAACATCCCCCTTAAAAAGAACTCCCCCCAGTAGTTTTCCACAATGAACCAGACAGAATACAGAATATCTTCATTCTTTCTGAACTTGATAAAGGTTGTTTTGGTGCATTTGAATCATCTGTCCTCTTAAACTCCATTCTGTCACCTGTGAGATATATGTCTTCAATAATAAATCCCCACAGTCCTCAATAAGAGCTTTCTCTCTACCACTCACCCTTGCTAGTTCAGAAATTAAACTTTCTGTTTCTTCTGCCTTTTGCATAAAGTTCTGAATCAGCAAACTGATCATTTCCATCACCTTTGTAGATGAACTAAGAGCGTCTCCTATCTTTCCTATATCGACCTGAACTTCAGCGCCTATAGGAAGTCTCAGAGAGCAATTCCGCAAGGCATCAGTTGTACCTGACAGAGAAGTAGAGTAATCCTCTTCCAGGTTATCCCATTCCTCAAGACATGGCAATTGTGATTCAAGAAtagtggataaagttttgatcctTCGCAAAAACCCAAGTTCAGCGCGTTTCTGGTGAACAGATTCGCGTAAATCAGACAACTGGCGTGCAAAGGAATAAAATCTTCTCTCACAATCCTGTCTTTGGGAGTGCGTGGAGGCCTCTGCTTTGGCATTTGCAAATCTCCATTGAAGGTAATGATTGTAGAGTAACTTCAATGAGTGCACATCTCCCTGGTCGCTGAAACCCTTCTTTCCTTTCCTTGCATCTGGTCCCATTTTATTGGAAGTTGGATTTGGAGGCAAGCAAAGGTTCCCCATTTTGAAAGATGATCTAGAAGGGATGGAAGCAAGCATGTCATTTTGTTTAAGAGATAGCCAAGAGCAGGAATTTTCGTTGCTGT contains:
- the LOC107879274 gene encoding uncharacterized protein LOC107879274 codes for the protein MTKKNEIYYLLPDEEDPIRTVKSKNFIDKVMFLVVVARPKFDAQGVEIFSGKIELFPFVTQERAKRASANRPAGTMKTKAITSIIKEISRSFLINEVLLAIKGKWPREDLNSTIFIQQDNARTHIQPNDEEFCRAATQDGFDIRLMCQPNSPDLNVLDLEFSRSIQSLQYRERLKSIDDLVAAVIKAYEDFSTGKSN